In one window of Cellulophaga sp. HaHa_2_95 DNA:
- a CDS encoding aspartate kinase has translation MKTISSVVEHYIKKKPFLQSALAQGIINLTSLSRIVKPEIEAELGKDIRNGAIVMALKRLSDDLEFRATHKIIKVLKNIGEITVRSSLTDFTFLLSDSLLENQRLLLKEVNKDKDVFYTSSRGVNELNIVVSNSLDKTVEALFEGERCTQKAENLSSITVKLPSENVTVPGIYYFIFQRLAWEGIVLYEVISTTNEFTILVDDEHVDIAFKTIKDLKTL, from the coding sequence ATGAAAACAATATCTTCTGTCGTAGAACATTACATTAAGAAAAAACCCTTTTTACAAAGTGCATTAGCACAAGGAATTATTAACCTTACCTCATTATCTAGGATTGTTAAGCCAGAGATTGAAGCCGAATTGGGGAAAGACATTCGGAATGGTGCCATTGTAATGGCGTTAAAAAGGTTATCGGATGACTTAGAGTTTAGGGCAACTCACAAAATTATCAAAGTACTTAAAAATATTGGTGAGATTACAGTGCGTTCTTCCTTAACTGATTTTACTTTTTTATTATCGGATAGTCTTTTAGAAAATCAGCGCTTGTTGCTGAAAGAAGTAAATAAAGACAAGGATGTTTTTTATACTTCTTCAAGAGGTGTAAATGAATTAAACATTGTAGTGAGCAACAGTTTAGATAAAACTGTTGAAGCATTATTTGAAGGAGAGCGCTGCACTCAAAAAGCAGAAAACTTGTCTTCGATTACCGTGAAGTTACCTTCGGAAAACGTTACCGTTCCTGGAATTTATTATTTTATTTTTCAGCGTTTGGCATGGGAGGGGATTGTACTTTATGAAGTAATCTCTACTACCAATGAGTTCACCATCTTAGTAGATGATGAACACGTAGATATTGCTTTTAAAACCATTAAGGATTTAAAAACATTATAA
- a CDS encoding TlpA disulfide reductase family protein, giving the protein MKKILLLLSAFVVLSANAQHTISGTFTPAEDYTWLIAYRIKPGTQAYSADTAIQFGKATLAMPENAEPGMYRLVYAVPQEEYNFDVIYNGKEDIVFTFNSDDGATYTNSVENSTLSDYLAEISAVEQDIITFYSKQKTNKKEFNSLLKSLTSIQKNYESKSEGLIANHFITANAPYIPEAYSTAEAYVAGKKENYFKAIDFSNPVLQSSVFLTDKLTNYVFTAVPLTLSGTDELEQEVIKNVDSISTPLGSLTDDFKFYTYYELWNTAVAYDHNTVSDYIYTNYLKDLAIATENVEAKNTIEAHNRLRIGEVAPEITWKTGKELNKLSGLAPAKNYVLIFWSSTCGHCLKELPALHKEFKNKTDLTVLAVGLEDEIENWEIEAAKLPNFKHAISLGKWDSEYAELYDVHATPTYYILDSEKRIIAKPEDDKAAVEFLKKIY; this is encoded by the coding sequence ATGAAAAAGATTCTTTTACTATTATCAGCGTTCGTCGTCTTAAGCGCAAACGCACAACATACTATATCCGGCACATTTACGCCTGCGGAAGATTATACGTGGCTTATTGCATACCGCATAAAACCTGGCACACAAGCATATTCCGCAGATACAGCCATCCAGTTTGGAAAAGCTACTTTAGCTATGCCAGAAAATGCAGAACCGGGCATGTATCGATTAGTATATGCAGTCCCGCAGGAGGAATATAATTTTGATGTCATCTATAACGGAAAAGAGGATATTGTCTTTACCTTTAATTCAGATGATGGTGCAACTTACACCAACTCTGTAGAGAATAGTACTTTGAGTGACTATCTAGCAGAAATTAGTGCTGTGGAGCAGGATATTATTACCTTTTATAGCAAGCAAAAAACCAATAAAAAGGAATTTAATTCGCTTCTAAAATCTCTTACTAGTATTCAAAAAAACTATGAAAGTAAATCTGAAGGTTTAATCGCCAATCATTTTATTACAGCTAACGCACCTTATATTCCTGAGGCTTATAGTACTGCTGAGGCCTATGTTGCTGGTAAGAAAGAAAATTATTTCAAGGCAATAGATTTTAGTAACCCAGTCTTACAAAGTTCTGTTTTCTTGACCGATAAATTAACGAATTATGTTTTCACAGCAGTACCACTTACCCTTAGCGGTACGGATGAATTAGAGCAAGAGGTAATCAAAAATGTAGATAGTATTTCTACTCCTTTGGGGAGTTTAACGGATGATTTTAAGTTTTATACGTATTATGAATTATGGAATACGGCAGTAGCCTATGATCATAATACTGTATCAGACTATATCTATACTAATTACTTAAAAGACTTAGCTATTGCCACAGAAAACGTAGAGGCAAAGAATACTATTGAAGCACATAATAGACTCCGAATTGGAGAAGTAGCACCAGAAATTACTTGGAAGACAGGAAAAGAGCTTAATAAACTTAGCGGTTTAGCTCCTGCAAAAAACTATGTCTTAATTTTCTGGAGTAGTACCTGTGGGCATTGTTTAAAAGAATTGCCTGCACTGCATAAAGAATTTAAAAACAAAACAGATCTTACCGTTTTAGCCGTAGGATTAGAAGATGAAATAGAAAATTGGGAAATTGAAGCTGCAAAATTACCTAATTTCAAACACGCCATTTCTTTAGGAAAATGGGATAGTGAATATGCTGAATTGTACGATGTACATGCTACACCAACCTATTACATATTGGATAGCGAAAAAAGAATTATCGCCAAGCCAGAAGATGATAAAGCAGCCGTAGAATTTCTAAAGAAAATCTACTAA
- the mfd gene encoding transcription-repair coupling factor produces MSQKIIQQLYEQSPQLQKLRTAISNFEHTKGTINIKGLIGSSLSFVLTDAFKTAKQPFLLIFNDKEEAAYHLNDLEQMIGEKDVLFYPGSYRRPYQIEETDNANVLLRAEVLNRINSRKKPAVIVTYPDALFEKVVTRRELDKNTLKIKIEDSLSLDFLNEVLFEYKFKRVDFVTEPGEFSVRGGIVDVFSFSNDEPYRLEFFGDEVESIRTFDVETQLSLEKLNKITIIPNVENKFLDESRESFLQYIASNTLIFNSDIDILLDRLDSFFEKATEAFSKLSTEIKHAEPKALFVDSTLFKKELEAFSLIIGGNPSQKSIQEEIQFNTRPQPSFNKKFDLLIESLNEQEKAGFTNYIFCSTEQQAQRFHDIFDEVGKKVHYKTVVYSLFQGFIDVDLKITCFTDHQIFERYHKFHVKNGYSKKQAITLKELTRLDIGDYVTHMDHGVGKFGGLQKIDVEGKKQEAIKLVYGERDILYVSIHSLHKISKFTGKDGTPPKIYKLGSGAWKKVKEKAKSRVKKIAFDLIQVYAKRRSEKGFQYAPDGYLQHELEASFIYEDTPDQSKATEDIKRDMESERPMDRLICGDVGFGKTEVAIRAAFKAVANGKQVAVLVPTTILAFQHSRTFSERLKDMPVTVDYLNRFRTAKEKKETLEKLADGKVDIIIGTHQLVNKNVRFKDLGLLIVDEEQKFGVAVKDKLKSIKENVDVLTLTATPIPRTLQFSLMAARDLSVINTAPPNRYPIQSDVIRFSEETIRDAVSYEIQRGGQVFFIHNRVENIKEVAGLLQRLVPDAKIGIGHGQMDGKKLESLMLAFINGEFDVLVSTTIIESGLDVSNANTIFINNANNFGLSDLHQMRGRVGRSNKKAFCYFITPPYEVMTSDARKRIEALEQFTELGSGFNIAMKDLEIRGAGDILGGEQSGFINDIGFDAYQKILAEAVDELKENEFKDLYEEIDGHEYEKVFVKETQIDADFELLFPDDYINNITERLNLYTALNQITDEDGLKKFEVDLIDRFGELPIEAEDLLNSVRIKWIANAIGLEKIVMKQGKMIGYFIADQQSAFYQSANFTSVLQFVQAHPKLCKIKEKQTRNGLRLLLVFENIRSIDKAYLAMQPFEKENKLASN; encoded by the coding sequence TTGAGCCAAAAAATCATTCAACAACTCTACGAACAGTCTCCGCAATTGCAGAAACTGCGCACTGCTATTTCCAATTTTGAACATACAAAAGGTACTATCAACATAAAAGGTCTCATAGGATCTTCCTTATCGTTTGTGTTAACCGATGCTTTTAAGACTGCAAAGCAGCCTTTTCTTTTAATTTTTAACGACAAAGAAGAAGCGGCATATCATTTGAACGATCTGGAACAAATGATTGGTGAAAAAGATGTGCTATTCTATCCGGGAAGCTACCGTAGACCCTATCAAATTGAAGAAACAGACAATGCAAATGTTTTGCTACGTGCCGAAGTTTTAAACCGGATTAATTCGCGTAAGAAACCCGCAGTTATTGTTACGTATCCAGACGCCCTATTTGAAAAAGTCGTCACTAGAAGAGAGTTAGATAAAAACACGTTAAAAATAAAAATTGAAGATTCATTATCGCTCGATTTTTTAAACGAAGTGCTCTTCGAATATAAATTTAAACGAGTAGATTTTGTCACAGAGCCAGGAGAATTTTCTGTTCGTGGGGGAATCGTAGATGTATTCTCTTTTTCTAATGATGAACCCTACCGTTTAGAATTTTTTGGTGATGAAGTAGAAAGCATCAGAACCTTTGATGTAGAAACACAACTTTCGCTTGAAAAATTAAACAAGATTACCATTATCCCTAATGTAGAAAACAAATTTTTAGATGAATCTAGAGAGAGTTTTCTTCAATATATAGCATCAAACACTTTAATTTTTAACAGTGATATTGATATTTTACTAGACCGCTTAGATTCTTTTTTCGAGAAAGCCACAGAAGCTTTCAGCAAGCTCTCTACAGAAATTAAACATGCAGAACCAAAAGCCCTATTTGTAGATTCTACCTTATTTAAAAAAGAATTAGAGGCTTTTAGTTTAATTATTGGCGGCAACCCTTCGCAAAAAAGTATCCAAGAAGAAATTCAATTCAACACAAGACCTCAGCCTTCTTTCAATAAAAAGTTCGATTTACTTATTGAAAGTTTAAACGAACAAGAAAAAGCTGGGTTTACTAATTATATTTTTTGCTCCACAGAACAACAAGCGCAACGTTTTCATGATATTTTTGATGAAGTTGGAAAAAAAGTACATTACAAAACAGTAGTCTATTCTCTTTTTCAAGGTTTTATAGATGTCGATTTAAAAATAACCTGTTTTACAGATCATCAAATTTTTGAGCGCTACCATAAGTTTCATGTTAAAAATGGCTATTCTAAGAAACAAGCCATTACACTTAAAGAACTTACTCGTTTAGATATTGGCGACTATGTAACCCACATGGATCATGGTGTTGGAAAATTTGGAGGCTTACAAAAAATAGATGTAGAAGGTAAAAAACAAGAGGCGATAAAATTGGTGTATGGCGAGCGTGATATATTGTATGTCAGCATTCATTCCCTGCATAAAATATCTAAGTTCACTGGCAAAGATGGTACGCCTCCAAAAATATACAAACTTGGTTCTGGTGCTTGGAAAAAAGTAAAAGAAAAAGCGAAGTCTAGAGTTAAGAAAATTGCATTTGATTTAATACAAGTCTATGCCAAACGTAGATCAGAAAAAGGATTTCAATATGCTCCTGATGGCTATTTACAACACGAATTAGAAGCTTCTTTCATTTACGAAGACACGCCAGACCAGAGTAAAGCTACTGAAGACATTAAGCGCGATATGGAAAGTGAGCGACCAATGGATCGCTTAATTTGTGGGGATGTAGGTTTTGGAAAAACAGAGGTTGCTATCAGAGCTGCCTTTAAAGCGGTAGCAAATGGCAAACAAGTAGCCGTTCTAGTACCCACCACTATTCTTGCATTTCAGCACAGCAGAACATTCAGCGAACGTCTAAAAGATATGCCGGTAACGGTAGATTATTTAAACAGATTTAGAACTGCTAAAGAGAAAAAAGAAACACTTGAAAAATTAGCTGACGGTAAAGTTGATATCATTATAGGTACCCACCAGTTGGTAAATAAAAACGTGAGATTTAAAGACTTAGGCTTATTAATTGTAGATGAAGAGCAGAAGTTTGGCGTTGCCGTAAAAGATAAATTAAAGTCTATTAAGGAGAATGTAGATGTCTTAACCTTAACGGCCACTCCTATCCCGAGAACGTTACAATTTAGTTTAATGGCCGCTCGTGATTTATCAGTTATAAATACAGCACCACCAAACAGGTATCCTATTCAGAGTGACGTTATCCGTTTTTCTGAAGAGACTATTCGGGATGCAGTGAGTTATGAAATTCAACGTGGAGGACAAGTATTTTTCATCCATAACCGTGTAGAAAACATTAAGGAAGTTGCTGGTTTATTGCAGCGTTTAGTGCCAGATGCCAAAATTGGAATTGGTCACGGCCAAATGGATGGCAAAAAGTTAGAGAGCCTGATGCTCGCTTTTATCAATGGTGAATTTGATGTCTTAGTCTCTACTACCATTATAGAAAGCGGATTAGATGTATCTAATGCCAATACCATTTTTATAAATAATGCCAATAATTTTGGATTAAGCGATTTGCATCAAATGCGTGGTAGAGTTGGGCGTAGTAACAAAAAAGCGTTCTGTTACTTTATTACTCCACCTTACGAAGTCATGACCTCTGATGCCCGCAAACGTATTGAAGCCTTAGAGCAATTTACAGAATTAGGTAGCGGATTTAATATCGCCATGAAAGATTTAGAAATTCGTGGTGCTGGAGATATTCTTGGAGGTGAACAAAGCGGATTTATAAATGATATTGGTTTTGATGCCTATCAAAAAATATTAGCAGAAGCTGTTGATGAACTAAAAGAAAATGAGTTTAAAGATCTATATGAGGAGATTGATGGGCATGAATATGAAAAGGTTTTCGTAAAAGAAACTCAGATTGATGCTGATTTTGAACTGCTATTCCCTGATGATTATATCAATAATATTACAGAGCGTTTAAATTTATATACCGCACTAAATCAAATTACCGATGAAGATGGCTTGAAGAAATTTGAAGTGGACTTAATAGATCGTTTTGGCGAGTTGCCAATTGAAGCAGAGGACTTATTAAATTCTGTTCGTATAAAATGGATAGCTAATGCTATTGGTCTGGAAAAAATTGTCATGAAGCAAGGAAAAATGATAGGCTATTTTATTGCTGACCAGCAATCTGCATTCTATCAAAGCGCTAATTTTACTAGCGTTTTACAATTTGTGCAAGCGCATCCTAAATTATGTAAGATTAAAGAAAAGCAAACTAGAAACGGACTCCGATTACTATTAGTTTTTGAAAACATAAGATCTATAGACAAAGCATATTTAGCCATGCAACCTTTTGAAAAAGAAAATAAATTAGCTTCAAATTAA
- a CDS encoding YraN family protein — MAIHNDFGKLGEEQAVKHLEKNGYTILEKNYRYLKAEVDIIARSKDILVIVEVKSRNTGFIADLSDLIHQKKINLLIAAAHQYVTFHDLDVEVRFDIITIVQQKGGLEINHIEDAFYHF, encoded by the coding sequence ATGGCAATTCATAACGATTTTGGCAAATTAGGGGAAGAACAAGCAGTAAAACACCTGGAAAAAAATGGATATACAATACTGGAAAAAAATTACCGCTACCTAAAAGCTGAAGTTGATATTATTGCGAGAAGTAAAGATATTTTGGTAATTGTAGAAGTGAAATCTAGAAATACCGGCTTTATTGCCGACCTATCTGATTTGATACATCAAAAAAAAATAAACCTTCTTATTGCTGCAGCACATCAATATGTAACCTTTCATGATTTAGATGTAGAAGTTCGCTTTGATATTATTACCATTGTACAACAAAAAGGAGGCTTGGAAATCAATCACATAGAAGATGCTTTTTATCATTTCTAA